In the Wyeomyia smithii strain HCP4-BCI-WySm-NY-G18 chromosome 2, ASM2978416v1, whole genome shotgun sequence genome, one interval contains:
- the LOC129720444 gene encoding uncharacterized protein LOC129720444, translated as MAIRRFLVRRGSPLEIWSDNGTNFIGTSRELKEQLSQINQQLSEVFTNANTKWIFNPPSAPHMGGSWERLVRSIKTAFAGLSNTRNPDEETLVTLLIEAEGVVNSRPLTFVPLDNEAQESLTPNHFLLLSSQGVTQRPQPKIEHAQVTRNSWRLMRSLVDEFWHRWIKEYLPTIACRPKWAGDTKECKKGDLVVIVNESTRNGWLRGKVLSTLTGRDGRVRQAFVKTQNGVLRRPVTKIAILDIQDTNSLHKKIDNADTQEINDQRYGPGDVGGTARAPLPVRDSFSNTLLT; from the coding sequence ATGGCTATTCGACGGTTTCTGGTACGAAGAGGATCGCCGTTGGAGATTTGGAGCGATAACGGCACCAATTTTATCGGTACCAGCCGCGAACTGAAGGAGCAGCTGAGCCAGATCAATCAACAGCTTTCCGAGGTGTTTACCAACGCCAATACTAAGTGGATATTTAATCCCCCTTCAGCCCCCCACATGGGCGGTTCGTGGGAGCGACTCGTTCGTTCGATTAAAACCGCTTTTGCTGGGCTGTCAAACACTAGAAACCCTGATGAAGAAACTCTTGTCACACTCCTGATCGAAGCAGAAGGAGTGGTTAATTCACGACCACTTACATTCGTTCCGTTAGACAATGAGGCACAGGAATCACTAACCCCCAATCACTTTTTGCTACTAAGCTCCCAAGGAGTAACGCAACGGCCACAGCCCAAGATAGAGCATGCTCAAGTGACGAGAAACAGCTGGAGGCTAATGAGAAGTCTGGTGGACGAATTCTGGCACCGCTGGATTAAGGAATACCTTCCTACAATAGCTTGTCGCCCCAAGTGGGCAGGAGATACGAAGGAGTGCAAAAAGGGGGACCTGGTGGTTATTGTGAACGAATCCACGCGTAATGGGTGGCTGCGCGGCAAAGTTTTATCTACATTGACAGGACGCGACGGACGAGTAAGGCAGGCATTCGTCAAAACTCAGAATGGGGTGCTACGACGTCCTGTTACGAAGATCGCGATATTGGACATCCAGGACACCAACTCACTACATAAGAAAATTGATAACGCTGACACACAGGAGATCAATGACCAGCGTTATGGGCCGGGGGATGTTGGGGGCACTGCCCGTGCGCCTCTGCCCGTGCGAGATTCATTCTCAAACACCCTGCTCACTTGA
- the LOC129722057 gene encoding oxidative stress-induced growth inhibitor 2-like isoform X1 encodes MKDIVACKNLINKDTLYKDVVIIGNGPSGISLSYMLAGNWPYWSPEQIQKHPDELLRARLNYYDAHKSLVEHDLFSLADGLEGRSTNPVSLLLDSLQHPCADLGMELPCMVEYMYHPEKEIDHLVLGRGPPGGSWHRMDPNLRTLSLAAWMSLPGLPFTEWEKHHPPVVDPFEHPYLPPTETEEGVKILKSNNQHGASMNRNRKILTGSSSASSNRSFNTECDRCIGLNRQQPQRPKVSLICSRCRAINSAIALENPDSTRQQQTSVVYQERNGKVNTKLYPPRRNLSLKRQLSKEVETRALISRVAQYYESYVEEMQLSKYFMNDTVVTTVLPLDLSAVGGPIADHLRNGRWIVSGFDRHTGKRFTVVCQNLVLANGASDLANRLGIKGEGLDMPWVKYELPHLERELEQYDDGAMAHLKPVLIVGAGLSAADAVTICRSSGIPVVHVYRSRTAGLDKMLPGNVYPEYHEVHKMMKDSNRRYELYTPLPEHTIADLSQGPNDSHRVIVQHLKTGERREIEVSFCAILIGSRPDLRFMSGLTKSGYTLPQNGHENGSVNHRHQSTAIVVEETENNPRENRSLQPVTIWSITEHLLTSRLGRKLFWFKNICAKCRHLNVCDRNNRYKHYQPAATTGVIEERNLPNCGQNLSLLGKSCGCKLLTATPAVNDHQALASGLGLGENQNKPIDCKSNPIEVDKYSNAVLRTPHKGLYAMGPLVGDNFVRFIPGGALSITSALHKRAEND; translated from the exons GTAATGGACCAAGCGGAATATCGTTATCGTACATGCTGGCAGGCAATTGGCCATATTGGTCACCGGAGCAAATCCAGAAGCATCCGGACGAGCTGCTGCGGGCTCGGCTGAACTATTACGATGCACACAAGAGTCTGGTGGAGCACGACCTTTTCAGCCTTGCCGATGGATTGGAGGGCCGCAGCACGAACCCAGTTTCACTACTG CTGGACAGTTTGCAGCATCCCTGTGCGGACCTCGGCATGGAATTACCTTGCATGGTAGAGTACATGTACCATCCGGAGAAGGAG ATTGATCACCTCGTGCTAGGTCGAGGTCCACCCGGCGGGTCCTGGCATCGCATGGATCCGAATCTGCGAACGCTTTCGCTTGCAGCCTGGATGTCCCTTCCTGGATTACCTTTCACCGAGTGGGAAAAACACCATCCACCAGTTGTTGATCCCTTCGAGCACCCGTACCTGCCACCAACTGAAACTGAGGAAGGTGTAAAAATCCTCAAATCAAACAATCAACATGGTGCAAGCATGAATCGCAACAGAAAGATACTTACCGGTAGCAGTAGTGCTAGTTCTAATCGTAGCTTTAACACCGAATGTGATAGATGCATCGGGTTGAATCGACAGCAACCACAGCGACCCAAAGTGTCCTTAATATGCAGTCGGTGTCGGGCCATTAACAGCGCTATCGCATTGGAAAATCCAGATTCAACTAGGCAGCAGCAAACTAGCGTCGTCTATCAGGAACGCAATGGCAAGGTCAATACTAAACTGTATCCTCCGAGGCGAAATCTGTCATTGAAGAGACAACTGTCGAAGGAGGTTGAAACGCGGGCGCTGATCTCGCGTGTGGCGCAGTACTACGAAAGCTACGTGGAGGAAATGCAGCTGTCGAAGTACTTCATGAATGACACGGTCGTGACAACGGTACTCCCGCTGGATCTGTCCGCGGTCGGTGGACCGATCGCGGATCACTTGCGGAACGGCAGGTGGATCGTTTCAGG ATTTGATCGACACACTGGAAAGAGATTCACAGTGGTATGCCAGAACCTGGTGCTAGCTAACGGGGCCTCTGATCTGGCCAACCGGCTTGGAATCAAAGGCGAGGGCTTAGACATGCCGTGGGTCAAATACGAACTGCCTCATCTAGAGCGGGAATTGGAACAGTACGACGACGGAGCAATGGCCCATCTGAAACCGGTGCTGATCGTTGGTGCTGGATTGAGTGCAGCTGACGCCGTTACTATTTGTCGATCCTCCGGCATTCCGGTCGTGCATGTCTACCGCAGCCGTACCGCTGGCTTGGATAAAATGCTTCCGGGAAATGTTTATCCCGAGTATCACGAGGTACACAAAATGATGAAGGATTCCAATCGAAGGTACGAATTGTACACGCCGCTGCCTGAGCACACCATTGCAGATTTGTCGCAGGGACCGAATGACTCGCATCGAGTCATTGTACAGCACTTGAAAACGGGAGAACGTCGAGAGATCGAAGTTTCGTTTTGCGCCATCTTAATCGGATCACGACCAGATCTACGGTTTATGTCCGGATTAACTAAAAGCGGATATACGCTCCCGCAGAATGGCCACGAAAACGGTTCCGTAAACCACCGACACCAGTCGACAGCCATAGTGGTTGAGGAAACAGAAAACAACCCTCGTGAGAATCGTTCTCTGCAGCCTGTAACGATTTGGTCTATAACGGAACATTTACTAACATCCCGCTTAGGAaggaaattattttggttcaaaaATATCTGCGCGAAATGCCGCCATTTGAACGTTTGTGACCGAAATAATAGGTACAAACACTACCAACCAGCCGCGACTACTGGAGTTATTGAGGAAAGGAATTTACCGAACTGCGGTCAAAATTTGAGCTTGTTAGGCAAAAGCTGCGGATGTAAACTGCTAACCGCAACACCAGCAGTTAATGACCATCAAGCATTAGCGTCCGGATTAGGGCTTGGTgagaaccaaaataaaccaatAGACTGCAAAAGCAATCCAATTGAAGTGGACAAGTACAGTAATGCTGTTCTACGAACTCCTCACAAAGGGCTGTACGCCATGGGACCATTGGTTGGCGATAATTTTGTACGGTTTATTCCTGGCGGAGCCCTTAGCATTACATCGGCGCTGCACAAACGAGCTGAAAATGATTGA
- the LOC129722057 gene encoding uncharacterized protein LOC129722057 isoform X2, which produces MDPNLRTLSLAAWMSLPGLPFTEWEKHHPPVVDPFEHPYLPPTETEEGVKILKSNNQHGASMNRNRKILTGSSSASSNRSFNTECDRCIGLNRQQPQRPKVSLICSRCRAINSAIALENPDSTRQQQTSVVYQERNGKVNTKLYPPRRNLSLKRQLSKEVETRALISRVAQYYESYVEEMQLSKYFMNDTVVTTVLPLDLSAVGGPIADHLRNGRWIVSGFDRHTGKRFTVVCQNLVLANGASDLANRLGIKGEGLDMPWVKYELPHLERELEQYDDGAMAHLKPVLIVGAGLSAADAVTICRSSGIPVVHVYRSRTAGLDKMLPGNVYPEYHEVHKMMKDSNRRYELYTPLPEHTIADLSQGPNDSHRVIVQHLKTGERREIEVSFCAILIGSRPDLRFMSGLTKSGYTLPQNGHENGSVNHRHQSTAIVVEETENNPRENRSLQPVTIWSITEHLLTSRLGRKLFWFKNICAKCRHLNVCDRNNRYKHYQPAATTGVIEERNLPNCGQNLSLLGKSCGCKLLTATPAVNDHQALASGLGLGENQNKPIDCKSNPIEVDKYSNAVLRTPHKGLYAMGPLVGDNFVRFIPGGALSITSALHKRAEND; this is translated from the exons ATGGATCCGAATCTGCGAACGCTTTCGCTTGCAGCCTGGATGTCCCTTCCTGGATTACCTTTCACCGAGTGGGAAAAACACCATCCACCAGTTGTTGATCCCTTCGAGCACCCGTACCTGCCACCAACTGAAACTGAGGAAGGTGTAAAAATCCTCAAATCAAACAATCAACATGGTGCAAGCATGAATCGCAACAGAAAGATACTTACCGGTAGCAGTAGTGCTAGTTCTAATCGTAGCTTTAACACCGAATGTGATAGATGCATCGGGTTGAATCGACAGCAACCACAGCGACCCAAAGTGTCCTTAATATGCAGTCGGTGTCGGGCCATTAACAGCGCTATCGCATTGGAAAATCCAGATTCAACTAGGCAGCAGCAAACTAGCGTCGTCTATCAGGAACGCAATGGCAAGGTCAATACTAAACTGTATCCTCCGAGGCGAAATCTGTCATTGAAGAGACAACTGTCGAAGGAGGTTGAAACGCGGGCGCTGATCTCGCGTGTGGCGCAGTACTACGAAAGCTACGTGGAGGAAATGCAGCTGTCGAAGTACTTCATGAATGACACGGTCGTGACAACGGTACTCCCGCTGGATCTGTCCGCGGTCGGTGGACCGATCGCGGATCACTTGCGGAACGGCAGGTGGATCGTTTCAGG ATTTGATCGACACACTGGAAAGAGATTCACAGTGGTATGCCAGAACCTGGTGCTAGCTAACGGGGCCTCTGATCTGGCCAACCGGCTTGGAATCAAAGGCGAGGGCTTAGACATGCCGTGGGTCAAATACGAACTGCCTCATCTAGAGCGGGAATTGGAACAGTACGACGACGGAGCAATGGCCCATCTGAAACCGGTGCTGATCGTTGGTGCTGGATTGAGTGCAGCTGACGCCGTTACTATTTGTCGATCCTCCGGCATTCCGGTCGTGCATGTCTACCGCAGCCGTACCGCTGGCTTGGATAAAATGCTTCCGGGAAATGTTTATCCCGAGTATCACGAGGTACACAAAATGATGAAGGATTCCAATCGAAGGTACGAATTGTACACGCCGCTGCCTGAGCACACCATTGCAGATTTGTCGCAGGGACCGAATGACTCGCATCGAGTCATTGTACAGCACTTGAAAACGGGAGAACGTCGAGAGATCGAAGTTTCGTTTTGCGCCATCTTAATCGGATCACGACCAGATCTACGGTTTATGTCCGGATTAACTAAAAGCGGATATACGCTCCCGCAGAATGGCCACGAAAACGGTTCCGTAAACCACCGACACCAGTCGACAGCCATAGTGGTTGAGGAAACAGAAAACAACCCTCGTGAGAATCGTTCTCTGCAGCCTGTAACGATTTGGTCTATAACGGAACATTTACTAACATCCCGCTTAGGAaggaaattattttggttcaaaaATATCTGCGCGAAATGCCGCCATTTGAACGTTTGTGACCGAAATAATAGGTACAAACACTACCAACCAGCCGCGACTACTGGAGTTATTGAGGAAAGGAATTTACCGAACTGCGGTCAAAATTTGAGCTTGTTAGGCAAAAGCTGCGGATGTAAACTGCTAACCGCAACACCAGCAGTTAATGACCATCAAGCATTAGCGTCCGGATTAGGGCTTGGTgagaaccaaaataaaccaatAGACTGCAAAAGCAATCCAATTGAAGTGGACAAGTACAGTAATGCTGTTCTACGAACTCCTCACAAAGGGCTGTACGCCATGGGACCATTGGTTGGCGATAATTTTGTACGGTTTATTCCTGGCGGAGCCCTTAGCATTACATCGGCGCTGCACAAACGAGCTGAAAATGATTGA